One window of the Spea bombifrons isolate aSpeBom1 chromosome 8, aSpeBom1.2.pri, whole genome shotgun sequence genome contains the following:
- the LOC128503965 gene encoding histidine-rich glycoprotein-like gives MAPTVITVITISTTSATELPSCPVSHYHRHHCPVSHYHRHYCPVSRYHRYYCPVSRYHRHYCPVSHYHRHYCPVSRYHRHYCPVSHYHRHHCPVTRYHRHHCPVSRYHRHYCPVSHYHRHYCPVSRYHRHYCPVSHYHRHYCPVSRYHRHHCPVSRYHRHYCPVSRYHRHYCPVSRYHRHYCPVSHYHRHYCPVSRYHRHHCPVSRYHRHYCPVSHYHRHHCPVSRYHRHYCPVSRYHRHYCPVSRYHRHYCPVSRYHRHYCPVSRYHRHYCPVSRYHRHYCPVSRYHRHYCPVSRYHRHYCTMSRYHRHYCPVSHYHRHYYPVSRYHRHYCPVSRYHRHYCPSLSDCYDIALLPQYCACYYYAFLP, from the coding sequence ATGGCCCCCACAGTAATTACAGTGATTACAATCAGCACAACTTCTGCCACTGAACTGCCTTCCTGCCCTGTGTCTCATTACCACAGACATCACTGCCCCGTGTCTCATTACCACAGACATTACTGCCCCGTGTCTCGTTACCACAGATATTACTGCCCCGTGTCTCGTTACCACAGACATTACTGCCCCGTGTCTCATTACCACAGACATTACTGCCCCGTGTCTCGTTACCACAGACATTACTGCCCCGTGTCTCATTACCACAGACATCACTGCCCCGTGACTCGTTACCACAGACATCACTGCCCCGTGTCTCGTTACCACAGACATTATTGCCCCGTGTCTCATTACCACAGACATTACTGCCCCGTGTCTCGTTACCACAGACATTACTGCCCCGTGTCTCATTACCACAGACATTACTGCCCCGTGTCTCGTTACCACAGACATCACTGCCCCGTGTCTCGTTACCACAGACATTACTGCCCCGTGTCTCGTTACCACAGACATTACTGCCCCGTGTCTCGTTACCACAGACATTACTGCCCCGTGTCTCATTACCACAGACATTACTGCCCCGTGTCTCGTTACCACAGACATCACTGCCCCGTGTCTCGTTACCACAGACATTACTGCCCCGTGTCTCATTACCACAGACATCACTGCCCCGTGTCTCGTTACCACAGACATTACTGCCCCGTGTCTCGTTACCACAGACATTACTGCCCCGTGTCTCGTTACCACAGACATTACTGCCCCGTGTCTCGTTACCACAGACATTACTGCCCCGTGTCTCGTTACCACAGACATTACTGCCCCGTGTCTCGTTACCACAGACATTACTGCCCCGTGTCTCGTTACCACAGACATTATTGCCCCGTGTCTCGTTATCACAGACATTACTGCACCATGTCTCGATACCACAGACATTACTGCCCCGTGTCTCATTACCACAGACATTACTACCCCGTGTCTCGTTACCACAGACATTACTGCCCTGTGTCTCGTTACCACAGACATTACTGCCCCTCATTATCTGATTGCTATGATATTGCCTTATTGCCCCAGTACTGTGCTTGTTATTATTATGCCTTTTTGCCCTAG
- the B9D2 gene encoding B9 domain-containing protein 2: MAEVHVIGQIVGASGFPQNSLFCKWGIHTGGAWKVLSGAVEGQTQVDTPQSEEMAFWSHPIDVHFATKGLQGWPKLHLQIWHQDSFGRSELYGYSFLHVPSTPGSHSLVSPSWRPLGSWQERLSQLFVGGGPQLKSSSLIYGGADRYRLQTAAMGRVHLELTVILRNFERYGVES, encoded by the exons ATGGCGGAGGTTCATGTCATCGGGCAGATCGTTGGAGCAAGCGGattcccccaaaacagcctctTCTGCAAATGGGGGATTCACACAG GCGGAGCGTGGAAGGTGCTGTCTGGGGCAGTAGAGGGTCAGACGCAGGTAGATACCCCGCAGAGCGAGGAGATGGCTTTCTGGTCGCATCCAATCGACGTGCACTTTGCTACAAAGGGACTGCAAG GTTGGCCCAAACTCCACCTGCAGATCTGGCACCAGGACTCGTTTGGCCGAAGCGAGCTATACGGCTACAGCTTCCTGCACGTCCCCTCCACTCCGGGAAGCCACTCTCTGGTCAGTCCCTCCTGGCGGCCCCTGGGCTCCTGGCAGGAGCGGCTCTCCCAGCTGTTCGTAGGCGGAGGGCCGCAGCTCAAGTCTTCCAGCCTCATCTACGGGGGAGCGGATCGCTACCGCCTGCAGACCGCGGCCATGGGGCGAGTGCACCTGGAGCTCACCGTCATACTGAGGAACTTTGAGCGCTATGGGGTGGAGAGCTAG